In Microcoleus sp. FACHB-831, the following proteins share a genomic window:
- a CDS encoding photosystem II reaction center protein J, whose amino-acid sequence MSGGGRIPLWVVATVAGLGVITVLGIFFYGAYAGLGSSL is encoded by the coding sequence GTGTCTGGAGGTGGAAGAATCCCATTGTGGGTGGTAGCAACCGTCGCCGGTTTGGGTGTAATTACAGTGCTAGGCATTTTCTTTTATGGTGCCTACGCTGGTCTAGGTTCATCTTTGTAG
- a CDS encoding NAD(P)H-quinone oxidoreductase subunit J: protein MAEEAKIVTAGNVSKWLTENEFEHESLETDRSGVEIIKVDRDFLIPIATALYAYGFNYLQCQGGYDAGPGDNLVSFYHLIKLSDNADRPEEVRVKVFLPREDPRVPSLYWIWKTTDWQEREAFDMFGIVYEGHPNLKRLLMPEDWMGYPLRKDYVSPDFYELQDAY, encoded by the coding sequence GTGGCTGAAGAAGCTAAAATCGTTACAGCAGGTAATGTTTCCAAGTGGCTGACGGAAAACGAGTTTGAGCATGAGTCTTTGGAGACCGATCGTTCTGGCGTTGAGATAATTAAAGTCGATCGGGATTTTTTGATTCCTATCGCTACTGCCCTCTATGCCTACGGTTTCAATTATCTTCAGTGTCAAGGTGGCTATGATGCTGGCCCTGGAGATAACTTGGTCAGCTTCTACCACTTGATCAAGTTAAGCGATAATGCTGATCGTCCTGAAGAAGTTCGGGTGAAGGTGTTTTTGCCGCGAGAAGATCCGAGAGTGCCTTCTTTGTACTGGATCTGGAAGACGACGGACTGGCAAGAGCGGGAAGCTTTTGATATGTTTGGCATTGTCTATGAAGGGCACCCGAATCTGAAGCGGCTTTTGATGCCGGAAGATTGGATGGGATATCCTTTGCGGAAAGATTATGTCTCGCCGGACTTCTACGAGTTGCAGGATGCTTATTAA
- a CDS encoding NADH dehydrogenase subunit K produces the protein MNSKITTGDVTADGQLKELIINPSERPQVTQDLAENVILTTVDDLYNWARLSSLWPLLFGTACCFIEVAAMIGSRFDFDRFGLIPRSSPRQADLIITAGTITMKMAPALVRLYEQMPDPKYVIAMGACTITGGMFSADSPTTVRGVDKLIPVDVYLPGCPPRPEAIMDAIIKLRKKIGNDSMQERDRMKQTHRYYSTTHKMKVVPDILTGKYLQSESRQAPPAELAAAVGMPIPPALAAQEKQEDRRG, from the coding sequence ATGAATTCTAAAATTACGACGGGAGACGTGACCGCTGACGGGCAGCTCAAAGAGCTGATTATCAACCCGAGCGAGCGGCCACAGGTCACTCAAGATTTGGCGGAAAATGTCATTTTGACAACTGTTGACGATCTTTACAACTGGGCGCGCCTTTCTTCGCTCTGGCCGCTGTTGTTTGGAACTGCCTGCTGCTTTATTGAAGTTGCGGCGATGATTGGTTCGAGGTTTGACTTCGACCGTTTTGGTTTAATTCCGCGTTCTAGCCCCAGGCAAGCGGATCTGATTATTACCGCTGGCACGATCACGATGAAGATGGCGCCTGCACTGGTACGTCTGTACGAACAGATGCCAGATCCTAAGTACGTGATTGCTATGGGAGCATGCACGATCACTGGCGGTATGTTTAGTGCTGATTCGCCTACAACGGTGCGCGGCGTGGATAAGCTGATTCCCGTTGATGTGTATTTGCCTGGGTGCCCCCCACGCCCGGAAGCGATCATGGATGCGATTATTAAACTGCGGAAGAAAATCGGCAACGATTCCATGCAGGAGCGCGATCGCATGAAGCAAACGCATCGCTACTACAGCACTACTCACAAAATGAAAGTTGTGCCAGACATCCTGACTGGCAAATATTTACAGTCAGAATCCCGCCAAGCACCGCCTGCTGAACTTGCTGCGGCTGTAGGTATGCCAATTCCTCCGGCTCTTGCTGCACAGGAAAAACAGGAGGATCGTCGTGGCTGA
- the ndhC gene encoding photosynthetic/respiratory NAD(P)H-quinone oxidoreductase subunit C, whose amino-acid sequence MFVLSGYEYLLGFLLACSLVPFLALTAAKLLRPSGSGPERRTTYESGMEPIGGAWIQFNIRYYMFALVFVVFDVETVFLYPWAVAFNRLGLLAFIEALIFIAILVVALVYAWRKGALEWS is encoded by the coding sequence GTGTTTGTCCTCAGTGGCTATGAGTATCTTCTAGGCTTCTTGCTTGCTTGCAGCCTCGTTCCTTTCCTGGCGCTGACTGCCGCCAAACTACTCCGACCCAGTGGGAGCGGCCCGGAACGTCGCACCACCTACGAATCCGGTATGGAACCCATTGGGGGAGCGTGGATTCAGTTCAACATCCGCTACTATATGTTCGCCTTGGTATTTGTAGTTTTTGATGTTGAAACTGTATTCCTTTATCCTTGGGCCGTTGCTTTCAATCGCCTGGGACTCTTGGCTTTTATTGAAGCCCTGATTTTTATTGCAATTCTCGTGGTCGCTCTTGTCTACGCATGGCGCAAAGGAGCTTTGGAATGGTCATGA
- a CDS encoding photosystem II reaction center protein L, which produces MAERPRNPNAQPVELNRTSLFLGLLLVFVLGILFSSYFFN; this is translated from the coding sequence ATGGCAGAGCGTCCTCGCAACCCTAATGCCCAACCGGTTGAACTAAACCGGACTTCACTATTCTTGGGCTTATTGTTGGTTTTTGTTCTCGGCATCCTGTTTTCCAGTTATTTCTTTAACTAA
- a CDS encoding rubredoxin yields MSNQAVDAKPLDRHECRACGYIYEPTKGDGKSQVPAGTLFEELPARWRCPICGVPKSQFTNIGVSGAPSGFKENLNYGLGVNRLTPGQKNILIFGALALGVLFFLSLYGLQ; encoded by the coding sequence ATGAGCAATCAAGCAGTTGATGCCAAACCGCTGGATCGGCACGAATGTCGAGCCTGTGGCTATATTTATGAGCCAACAAAGGGCGATGGCAAGAGCCAGGTTCCCGCCGGGACGCTATTTGAAGAATTGCCCGCTCGTTGGCGCTGTCCGATTTGCGGTGTGCCGAAATCGCAGTTTACAAACATTGGTGTGTCGGGTGCTCCCTCCGGATTCAAGGAAAATTTGAATTATGGGCTTGGCGTCAACCGCTTAACGCCAGGGCAGAAGAATATCCTGATATTTGGCGCTCTGGCTTTGGGTGTCTTGTTCTTTCTCAGTCTTTACGGCTTGCAATAA
- a CDS encoding DNA phosphorothioation system restriction enzyme encodes MVHLGEVNSDAVGYPKMPPYLELRQYQHEAIASWFANKGRGTLKMATGSGKTITALAIATELYNKIGLQVLLVVCPYRHLVAQWARECEKFGIQPVLAFENLRTWQSQLSTQLYNVRSGKQRFLAIVTTNSTLMSGGLQSQLKYLPEKTLIVGDEAHNLGARRPEESLPRNVGLRLGLSATPERHFDEDGTQALFDYFGEILKPEFSLGDAIKQGALVHYLYYPILVELTETESRAYIKLTRKIGRALLFQKRDGAEIELDGDTSEKLKPLLIERSRLIAAAANKLTALKQLMSKRLDTNHTLFYCGDGSVEARRQLKAVADILDVELGYRVSTYTAQTPLAEREILRQQFETGELQGLVAIRCLDEGVDIPAIKTAVILASSSNPRQFIQRRGRILRPHPGKERATLFDMIVLPPELDREALEVERNLLRKELRRFVEFADLADNAGEARVKLLDLQKRYGLLGI; translated from the coding sequence ATGGTGCATCTGGGGGAAGTGAATAGCGACGCAGTTGGATATCCCAAAATGCCGCCATACCTTGAGTTAAGGCAATATCAGCACGAAGCCATAGCAAGCTGGTTTGCTAACAAAGGCAGGGGTACGCTGAAGATGGCGACGGGGAGTGGGAAGACTATAACGGCGCTGGCGATCGCTACGGAACTCTACAATAAAATTGGCTTGCAAGTATTGCTCGTAGTCTGCCCATACCGACATTTAGTAGCGCAGTGGGCGAGAGAATGTGAAAAATTTGGCATACAGCCAGTATTAGCCTTTGAAAATCTACGCACTTGGCAGAGTCAGCTATCAACGCAACTGTACAACGTGCGTTCTGGCAAGCAGAGGTTTTTAGCAATCGTTACCACTAACAGTACATTGATGAGCGGTGGGTTGCAATCTCAACTGAAATATTTACCAGAAAAAACTCTAATTGTAGGGGACGAAGCGCATAATTTAGGGGCGCGGCGTCCCGAAGAAAGTTTACCGCGAAATGTAGGGTTGCGGCTGGGGTTGTCAGCAACGCCAGAAAGACATTTTGATGAAGATGGTACGCAAGCCTTATTTGATTATTTTGGCGAAATATTAAAACCAGAATTCAGCCTTGGGGACGCCATTAAACAAGGTGCGTTAGTGCATTATCTCTACTATCCCATTTTGGTAGAATTAACAGAAACCGAAAGCCGCGCATACATAAAGTTAACCAGAAAAATTGGCAGGGCGCTGCTATTTCAAAAACGAGATGGAGCTGAAATCGAGCTAGACGGCGACACGAGTGAAAAACTCAAACCGTTGTTAATTGAGCGCTCTAGATTAATCGCCGCCGCCGCTAATAAACTAACAGCATTAAAACAGTTAATGAGCAAGCGGCTGGATACTAATCACACCCTATTTTATTGCGGGGATGGTTCCGTAGAAGCGCGACGACAATTAAAAGCAGTCGCAGATATTTTAGATGTTGAACTAGGTTATCGAGTTAGTACATATACAGCGCAGACACCTTTAGCAGAAAGAGAGATATTGCGGCAGCAATTTGAAACAGGAGAGTTGCAGGGATTAGTAGCAATTCGCTGTTTGGATGAGGGAGTGGATATTCCAGCAATTAAAACTGCTGTAATTTTGGCAAGTAGTAGCAATCCGCGCCAATTTATTCAGCGGCGGGGAAGAATTTTGCGTCCTCATCCTGGTAAGGAACGCGCTACTTTATTTGACATGATAGTGTTACCACCAGAGTTAGATAGAGAAGCTTTGGAAGTAGAGCGAAATTTGCTCAGAAAGGAGTTGCGGCGATTTGTGGAGTTTGCAGATTTAGCTGATAACGCTGGAGAAGCTAGGGTAAAACTATTGGATTTACAGAAGCGGTATGGGTTGTTGGGTATTTGA
- the psbE gene encoding cytochrome b559 subunit alpha, with the protein MSGTTGERPFSDIITSIRYWVIHSITIPALFVAGWLFVSTGLAYDVFGTPRPNEYFTQTRQELPIVQDRFESKQQIEQFIEK; encoded by the coding sequence ATGTCAGGTACTACTGGAGAGCGTCCGTTTTCGGATATTATTACGAGCATTCGTTACTGGGTGATTCACAGCATTACAATTCCAGCTTTGTTTGTTGCAGGCTGGCTATTTGTTAGCACAGGTTTGGCCTACGATGTTTTTGGGACGCCCAGACCCAATGAGTATTTCACGCAAACTCGCCAAGAATTGCCGATCGTGCAAGACCGTTTTGAATCTAAGCAACAAATCGAGCAATTTATCGAAAAGTAG
- a CDS encoding AAA family ATPase, whose protein sequence is MKLTSIKLCNFRCFYGKTPEILLSMGEERNTTIIHGNNGAGKTTLLNAFTWVLYEKFSAAFASEEHLVNKRAIAEAKPGDTIECWVEIIWEHDGKCYRAKRQCLGYKGETLQQGESKLYMQIAGDDGKWKLPQQQPDDIIGRILPESLHQYFFFDGERIERIVRSDNKIEIAEATKTMLGVEVVNRSIRHLGDTKKILEEELKIIGDVQTQKLLNSKDKLEKESDRLSNRQLEISGELANQETLKKETSNRLRELSGAKDLEERRKELEAQKSANRDKLKQSKETLQRAISTRAYTVLLSDTTSAFRLLVNDLKQKGQLTTGISREFVSELLNQQRCICGSELHEGTHPHETVRNWLDKAGIAAVEETAIRMSAQVDEIDKQAPLFWEEVDREQANIQQLRQEISQIETQLDNIREQLRKDPSEEIRNLQKRLDEIDAKIRELTLEEGENKQKIADAKSEIDLLGKQISKHEMNEARQTLTQRRIAATQDAIERLTEFRLRLDKHFRVQLEKRVQEIFSSISFKPYLPKLSDKYELTLIENTSGYEAQVAASTGENQILSLSFIGGIIDRVREWSKEEMMVPDSSTFPIVMDSPFGSLDELYRRQIAKTIPELANQLVVLVTKTQWRGEVADEMENRIGKEYVLTYYSSKADCQEDSIERFGNNYPLVKQSPNDFEYTEIQEVSDF, encoded by the coding sequence ATGAAGCTAACTTCCATCAAGCTGTGTAATTTTCGTTGTTTTTATGGCAAGACTCCTGAGATTTTGCTGTCTATGGGAGAGGAGCGCAATACTACTATTATTCACGGTAATAATGGTGCGGGTAAGACGACGCTTTTAAATGCATTTACTTGGGTGCTTTATGAAAAATTTAGTGCTGCTTTTGCTTCAGAAGAACACTTGGTAAATAAGAGAGCGATCGCCGAAGCAAAACCCGGAGATACTATTGAATGTTGGGTGGAAATTATTTGGGAGCATGATGGCAAGTGCTATCGAGCTAAACGCCAGTGTTTGGGTTACAAAGGCGAAACCCTCCAGCAAGGCGAAAGTAAGTTATATATGCAGATTGCTGGAGATGATGGTAAGTGGAAATTACCACAACAACAGCCAGATGATATTATTGGCAGAATTTTACCTGAAAGTCTGCATCAGTATTTTTTCTTTGATGGAGAGCGGATTGAGCGGATTGTTCGCTCTGATAATAAAATTGAAATTGCCGAAGCTACTAAAACCATGCTGGGGGTTGAAGTTGTAAATCGTTCTATCCGACATTTGGGAGATACTAAGAAAATCCTGGAAGAGGAATTAAAGATAATTGGCGATGTGCAAACTCAAAAATTATTGAATAGTAAAGATAAACTAGAAAAAGAGAGCGATCGCTTATCCAATCGTCAACTTGAAATAAGCGGTGAATTAGCTAACCAAGAAACTCTTAAAAAAGAAACTAGCAACCGTTTGCGAGAACTCAGCGGCGCTAAAGATTTAGAAGAAAGACGCAAAGAACTAGAAGCGCAGAAATCAGCAAATCGAGATAAACTCAAACAAAGTAAAGAAACCCTGCAACGCGCTATTTCTACAAGAGCATATACCGTTTTACTTTCAGATACAACATCAGCATTCCGCTTGCTCGTCAACGATTTAAAACAGAAAGGGCAATTAACTACTGGAATTTCGCGAGAATTTGTCAGCGAATTGCTAAACCAACAACGTTGTATTTGCGGATCGGAGTTGCACGAGGGAACCCACCCCCACGAAACCGTAAGAAACTGGCTAGATAAAGCCGGGATAGCCGCAGTCGAAGAAACAGCTATACGCATGAGCGCACAGGTTGATGAAATAGATAAACAAGCGCCCTTATTTTGGGAAGAAGTTGATCGCGAGCAAGCTAACATCCAACAATTAAGACAAGAAATTTCTCAAATTGAGACGCAGTTGGATAACATTCGGGAGCAGCTAAGAAAAGATCCGAGCGAGGAGATTCGCAATCTACAAAAGCGCTTAGATGAAATCGACGCAAAAATCCGGGAGCTAACTTTAGAGGAGGGGGAAAATAAGCAGAAAATTGCTGACGCTAAGAGCGAAATTGACTTGCTTGGCAAGCAAATTTCTAAGCACGAAATGAACGAGGCAAGGCAAACACTTACCCAGCGACGCATTGCTGCAACTCAGGATGCTATTGAGCGGTTAACTGAATTTAGATTGCGCTTAGATAAACATTTTCGCGTGCAGTTGGAGAAGCGCGTGCAAGAAATTTTTTCCTCTATCTCTTTTAAGCCTTATTTACCCAAATTAAGCGATAAATACGAGCTTACACTTATAGAAAATACATCAGGATACGAGGCGCAGGTTGCAGCAAGTACGGGGGAGAATCAGATCCTCAGTTTATCGTTTATTGGTGGCATTATTGACAGGGTGCGCGAGTGGAGTAAAGAGGAAATGATGGTTCCTGATAGCAGTACGTTTCCGATTGTGATGGATTCTCCGTTTGGTAGTTTGGATGAACTTTATCGGCGGCAAATTGCTAAGACTATTCCGGAATTGGCGAATCAGTTGGTGGTTTTGGTGACTAAGACTCAGTGGCGCGGCGAAGTTGCCGATGAAATGGAGAATAGAATTGGTAAGGAGTATGTGTTAACTTATTATTCTTCTAAGGCTGATTGCCAGGAAGATTCTATTGAGAGATTTGGCAATAACTATCCTTTGGTGAAGCAAAGCCCTAATGATTTTGAATATACTGAAATTCAGGAAGTTTCAGATTTTTGA
- a CDS encoding photosynthesis system II assembly factor Ycf48, with product MDSIVRFLKQIVILLVVALFCASCSSTPSMSNNPWQLIQVPTSANLQDIAFTSDPNHGWLVGSDSTILETNDGGKTWQSRALELEDQKYRFTSVSFKGEDGWVTGEPSILLHTTDGGKSWSRIPLSSKLPGAPNTIVALSANEAEMTTNVGAIYRTADGGKTWKALVQDAVGVFRNLDRSADGKYVAVSAKGNFYSIWEPGQNSWVPHNRNSSRRVENMGFGSDGRLWMLARGGQIQFNDPEKPDEWLEAQYPEVSTSWGLLDVAYRTPSELWVTGGSGNLLASFDGGKTWQKDRNVENIPGNLYKIIFVTPEQGFIIGQRGILLKYEGATQAA from the coding sequence ATGGATTCAATTGTGAGATTTCTGAAACAAATTGTAATATTGCTGGTCGTTGCTCTATTTTGTGCCAGCTGTAGCAGCACCCCCTCAATGAGCAACAATCCCTGGCAACTCATTCAGGTGCCCACAAGCGCCAACTTGCAAGACATCGCTTTTACCTCAGACCCCAATCACGGCTGGTTGGTAGGTAGTGATTCCACAATTTTGGAAACCAACGATGGCGGCAAAACCTGGCAGTCTCGCGCCCTGGAACTGGAAGATCAGAAGTACCGCTTTACTTCCGTGAGTTTTAAAGGTGAGGATGGATGGGTTACTGGGGAGCCATCCATTTTGCTCCACACCACCGATGGTGGTAAATCCTGGTCTCGCATCCCCTTGAGCAGTAAGTTACCCGGTGCGCCCAATACGATTGTGGCTCTATCCGCCAACGAAGCTGAGATGACCACAAACGTTGGGGCAATTTATCGAACGGCTGACGGTGGTAAGACTTGGAAGGCGCTGGTGCAAGACGCAGTAGGCGTGTTTCGCAACCTAGATCGCTCTGCTGATGGTAAATATGTTGCGGTTTCCGCTAAAGGAAACTTCTACTCTATCTGGGAACCCGGTCAAAATTCCTGGGTACCGCATAACCGCAATAGCTCTCGCCGGGTCGAGAATATGGGATTTGGCTCAGATGGGCGGCTGTGGATGCTAGCGCGGGGTGGCCAGATTCAATTTAATGACCCCGAAAAACCAGATGAGTGGTTGGAGGCACAATATCCAGAGGTCTCCACTAGCTGGGGTTTACTAGATGTAGCCTATCGCACACCATCTGAGCTTTGGGTGACTGGTGGCAGTGGCAATTTACTGGCTAGTTTTGATGGTGGCAAAACCTGGCAAAAAGACCGCAATGTTGAGAATATACCTGGCAACTTGTACAAGATTATTTTTGTGACGCCCGAACAAGGATTTATCATTGGACAGCGCGGTATTTTGCTCAAATATGAAGGGGCAACGCAAGCAGCTTGA
- the psaI gene encoding photosystem I reaction center subunit VIII, whose protein sequence is MAASFLPSILVPLTGLVFPALAMAFLFLYVEHEDPRGI, encoded by the coding sequence ATGGCAGCTTCATTTTTACCTTCAATTTTGGTTCCCCTGACTGGGTTGGTGTTCCCTGCGCTAGCAATGGCTTTCCTTTTCCTTTACGTCGAACACGAAGACCCCAGAGGGATTTAA
- the psbF gene encoding cytochrome b559 subunit beta gives MTSNTPNQPISYPIFTVRWLAVHTLAVPTVFFLGAIASMQFIQR, from the coding sequence ATGACTAGCAATACGCCAAATCAGCCGATTTCATATCCAATTTTTACCGTTAGATGGCTAGCAGTGCATACTTTGGCTGTGCCAACGGTATTTTTCTTGGGGGCGATCGCGTCCATGCAATTTATTCAACGTTAG
- a CDS encoding DUF3370 family protein — MVESLTVLANPSVSSILFVSLVSLSPPSTPGFTDIQSHWGKECISQMAPRKLVSGYPDGSFRPDSTITRAEFAVLMLNAFPNAPIKRSAASFKDVPATHWAYKATQDAYRRGFFSGYPGGLFQPSQPIPRSQAIGVLAGAMNYSIPENPTAVLGQYFNDAAQIPGYAKNAIAAASIASMVVNYPNIKQLNPNRTATRGEVATLMCRALNIYAVPPQYIAGVEVHPQQVRRLPGKLDTIPTFNSNNPELIQSEGILLSTFPPTGKQVPEAHLNFPFQGRFDLFSHHIARAENASQTRPLYQGIIVHNPNDKPVTVQVLQAASYLGTPEAPFISLPDMVENSRGTVYSGPGDRTMNNIMRGVRQEKFPAQLVIPPKQSQMLMNQPIPIASAPASNGRSTMMRLSSDGAVYVANLAMKAPQNSNGTYREPNLNEWQRLLDAGGLAKPRGETPTPLEPPTEPTIFGRVAGVSEGAQWKALVTDNSNADNLTIPQPESAFSYPIGTVHLITLGTGQIQSAKMLKRYADTAYFAHSNYGVEYNLTLPLKNDTNQQQTVTLSIQTPLKDKGGTDRLLFLNPRDKQVFFRGTVRVRYQDDKGQEQTSMVHFVQRRGQPGSPLVTLNMPPGDRRVVQVDFLYPPDSTPPQVLTVKTAKSS, encoded by the coding sequence ATGGTGGAATCTCTCACAGTTTTGGCAAACCCGTCAGTTAGTTCAATTTTGTTTGTTTCCCTAGTGAGTCTCTCACCGCCCAGCACTCCCGGCTTTACTGACATTCAAAGCCATTGGGGGAAAGAGTGCATCAGCCAGATGGCACCGCGAAAGCTAGTAAGTGGCTACCCGGATGGCAGCTTTCGTCCCGACTCTACCATCACCCGCGCTGAGTTTGCCGTCTTGATGCTGAATGCGTTTCCTAACGCGCCAATAAAGCGCAGCGCGGCTAGCTTCAAAGACGTGCCCGCTACTCACTGGGCTTACAAGGCGACTCAAGACGCATACAGACGGGGATTTTTTTCAGGCTATCCAGGCGGGCTTTTCCAACCAAGCCAGCCAATACCGCGATCGCAAGCTATAGGCGTCCTAGCTGGTGCGATGAATTACAGCATACCGGAAAATCCTACAGCGGTTTTGGGGCAATATTTTAACGATGCAGCGCAGATTCCTGGCTATGCAAAGAATGCGATCGCGGCGGCATCAATTGCTAGCATGGTTGTCAACTATCCCAACATCAAACAACTCAATCCAAATCGAACCGCTACTAGAGGCGAAGTGGCAACATTAATGTGTCGCGCCTTAAACATTTATGCCGTACCGCCGCAGTACATTGCTGGAGTGGAAGTACACCCCCAACAAGTGCGCCGTCTGCCTGGAAAACTCGATACAATTCCTACATTTAATAGTAATAATCCAGAATTAATACAAAGCGAAGGAATTTTACTTTCTACCTTCCCGCCAACAGGTAAACAAGTACCGGAAGCGCATTTAAACTTCCCCTTCCAGGGACGATTCGATCTATTTTCTCACCACATTGCTAGAGCAGAAAATGCATCGCAAACGCGCCCGCTTTATCAGGGAATTATCGTACACAATCCCAATGATAAACCCGTTACAGTCCAAGTATTGCAGGCTGCCAGTTATCTTGGTACTCCGGAAGCGCCGTTTATTTCATTGCCGGATATGGTGGAAAATTCCAGAGGTACAGTTTATTCTGGCCCTGGCGATCGCACTATGAATAATATCATGCGGGGAGTCAGGCAAGAAAAATTTCCGGCTCAACTGGTGATTCCACCAAAGCAAAGCCAGATGTTAATGAATCAGCCGATTCCTATTGCTAGCGCCCCTGCTTCTAACGGTCGTTCCACGATGATGCGCTTGTCAAGCGATGGAGCGGTTTATGTTGCTAATTTGGCGATGAAAGCACCCCAAAATAGCAATGGTACTTACAGGGAACCCAACTTAAATGAATGGCAAAGATTGCTAGATGCGGGTGGTTTAGCAAAACCTCGCGGTGAAACTCCGACTCCTCTCGAGCCTCCCACAGAACCGACGATTTTTGGCCGCGTGGCTGGTGTCTCTGAAGGGGCGCAGTGGAAAGCGTTAGTTACAGATAATTCTAATGCGGATAATCTAACTATTCCCCAGCCGGAAAGCGCATTTTCCTATCCTATAGGTACGGTGCATTTAATTACGCTTGGTACGGGTCAAATTCAAAGTGCTAAGATGCTAAAGCGGTATGCCGATACTGCTTATTTCGCCCATAGTAACTATGGTGTGGAGTACAATCTAACTTTACCACTAAAGAACGATACCAATCAGCAGCAAACAGTTACTTTGTCGATACAAACACCCTTAAAAGATAAGGGGGGAACTGATAGACTTTTGTTCTTAAATCCGCGCGATAAACAGGTATTTTTTCGAGGTACTGTGAGGGTGCGTTATCAAGATGATAAGGGACAAGAGCAAACATCAATGGTGCATTTCGTACAGCGACGCGGACAACCAGGATCGCCATTAGTTACGCTTAATATGCCCCCCGGCGATCGCAGGGTTGTACAGGTCGATTTTCTTTATCCTCCTGACTCTACTCCCCCACAGGTTTTAACTGTGAAAACAGCAAAATCATCCTAG